The Flavobacterium praedii genome window below encodes:
- a CDS encoding ATP-dependent Clp protease ATP-binding subunit yields MDDNFSPRVKDVITYSKEEALRLGHDFIGTEHLMLGILRDGNGKAIHILNNLDIDLDHLRRKVEILSPASPNAEVSIEKKNLHLTRQAERALKTTFLEAKVFQSSSISTAHLLLCILRNENDPTTKLLNKLKIDYDVAKEQYINMTPNEEEFLENLPKNESYNDDSGQDDSLKEGNFNNPANKSNKKSKTPVLDNFGRDLTEMAEEGKLDPVVGREKEIERVSQILSRRKKNNPLLIGEPGVGKSAIAEGLALRIIQKKVSRILFNKRVVTLDLASLVAGTKYRGQFEERMKAVMNELEKNDDIILFIDEIHTIVGAGGATGSLDASNMFKPALSRGEIQCIGATTLDEYRQYIEKDGALERRFQKVIVEPTTVEETITILNNIKDKYEDHHNVTYTPEAIEACVKLTDRYMSERFLPDKAIDALDEAGSRVHITNIDVPKQILDLERQLEEVRELKNLVVKKQKYEEAAKLRDDEKKIEKDLAIAQEQWEEDSKNNRILVSEDNVADVVSMMTGIPVNRIAQTESNKLAKLPELIQNKVIGQNEAVLKIARSIQRNRAGLKDPNKPIGSFIFLGQTGVGKTQLAKVLAKELFDSEDALVRIDMSEYMEKFAISRLVGAPPGYVGYEEGGQLTEKVRRKPYCVVLLDEIEKAHPDVFNMMLQVLDDGFLTDSLGRKIDFKNTIIIMTSNVGARQLKDFGQGVGFGTAAKVAQADDNSKSIIENALKKTFAPEFLNRIDDVIVFNTLEKEDINLIIEIELKKLVDRVKELGYQLNLSDKAKAFIADKGFDKQFGARPLKRAIQKYVEDALAEEIITSKISSGDEIFMDIEEGSQELTVKVHKAEEPRNQAEEPTNQ; encoded by the coding sequence ATGGATGATAATTTTTCACCAAGAGTAAAAGACGTTATTACCTATAGCAAGGAAGAAGCATTGCGACTTGGCCATGATTTTATTGGTACTGAACATTTAATGCTCGGCATTTTAAGAGATGGCAATGGAAAAGCAATTCATATATTGAATAACCTTGATATAGATCTAGACCACCTTCGGAGAAAGGTTGAAATTCTAAGTCCTGCCAGTCCTAATGCTGAAGTAAGTATTGAAAAGAAGAATTTACACCTAACACGACAGGCAGAACGCGCTTTAAAAACTACTTTTTTAGAAGCAAAAGTTTTTCAAAGCTCTTCAATTAGCACTGCACACCTACTATTATGCATCTTACGAAATGAAAATGATCCCACAACCAAGCTATTGAATAAACTTAAAATTGATTACGATGTAGCTAAAGAACAATACATTAATATGACTCCAAACGAAGAAGAATTTTTAGAAAACTTGCCAAAAAACGAATCATATAATGATGATTCAGGACAAGATGACAGTCTTAAAGAAGGGAATTTTAATAATCCTGCCAACAAATCAAATAAAAAATCTAAAACCCCAGTACTTGACAATTTTGGGAGAGATTTAACAGAGATGGCTGAGGAAGGAAAACTTGACCCTGTAGTAGGACGTGAAAAAGAAATCGAACGTGTTTCTCAAATTTTGAGTCGCCGTAAAAAAAACAACCCCCTTTTAATAGGAGAACCCGGAGTTGGTAAATCAGCAATTGCCGAAGGACTTGCTTTACGTATCATTCAGAAAAAAGTTTCCCGCATTCTTTTTAACAAACGAGTGGTAACACTTGATTTGGCAAGTCTTGTTGCTGGGACGAAATACAGAGGTCAGTTTGAAGAGCGCATGAAAGCAGTAATGAATGAATTAGAAAAAAATGATGATATCATTCTTTTTATTGATGAAATTCATACTATTGTAGGTGCTGGCGGAGCGACTGGTTCATTAGACGCTTCTAATATGTTTAAACCCGCATTATCAAGAGGGGAAATTCAATGTATCGGAGCCACAACATTAGATGAATATCGTCAATATATTGAAAAAGATGGAGCACTTGAAAGACGATTCCAAAAAGTAATTGTCGAACCAACCACTGTTGAAGAAACAATAACAATATTAAATAACATAAAAGATAAATACGAGGACCATCATAATGTAACCTATACTCCAGAAGCAATTGAAGCCTGTGTAAAGTTAACAGATCGATATATGTCAGAACGCTTTTTGCCAGACAAAGCAATTGATGCTCTTGATGAAGCTGGTTCCCGTGTTCATATAACCAATATTGATGTACCGAAACAGATTTTAGACTTAGAACGTCAATTGGAAGAAGTTCGTGAATTGAAAAATTTAGTTGTAAAAAAACAAAAATACGAAGAAGCAGCAAAACTTAGAGATGACGAGAAAAAAATAGAAAAAGATCTTGCAATTGCTCAAGAACAATGGGAAGAAGATTCAAAAAACAATCGAATTCTTGTTAGTGAAGACAATGTTGCAGATGTCGTTTCTATGATGACTGGAATTCCTGTAAATCGTATTGCACAAACCGAAAGCAACAAACTGGCTAAATTACCAGAACTTATTCAAAATAAAGTTATTGGACAAAATGAAGCCGTGTTAAAAATAGCTCGCTCTATACAACGAAATCGAGCAGGATTGAAAGATCCAAATAAACCAATTGGTTCTTTTATTTTCTTGGGTCAAACAGGTGTTGGTAAAACACAATTGGCTAAAGTTCTAGCTAAAGAATTATTCGATTCTGAAGACGCTTTGGTTCGAATTGACATGAGTGAATATATGGAGAAATTTGCAATTTCCAGATTGGTTGGAGCACCTCCAGGATATGTAGGCTACGAAGAAGGAGGACAACTCACAGAAAAAGTTCGAAGAAAACCATATTGTGTAGTATTGCTTGATGAAATCGAAAAAGCACATCCTGACGTATTCAATATGATGTTACAAGTTCTTGATGATGGTTTTTTAACAGATAGTTTAGGTCGAAAAATTGATTTTAAAAACACAATTATCATTATGACCTCAAATGTTGGCGCACGTCAATTGAAAGATTTTGGACAAGGAGTTGGATTTGGAACCGCTGCCAAAGTAGCACAAGCAGATGATAATTCTAAAAGCATTATTGAAAATGCATTGAAAAAAACTTTTGCTCCTGAATTTTTAAACAGAATTGATGATGTTATTGTATTTAATACTTTAGAAAAAGAAGATATTAATTTGATAATTGAAATCGAATTGAAAAAATTAGTTGATCGTGTAAAAGAACTAGGATATCAATTAAATCTTTCTGACAAAGCAAAAGCTTTTATTGCAGATAAAGGATTTGATAAACAATTTGGAGCAAGACCACTTAAAAGAGCAATTCAAAAATATGTAGAAGATGCACTTGCTGAAGAAATTATCACTTCAAAAATTTCATCTGGTGATGAGATCTTTATGGACATCGAAGAAGGCTCTCAAGAATTGACTGTAAAAGTTCACAAAGCTGAAGAACCTAGAAACCAAGCTGAAGAACCTACAAATCAATAG
- the rimK gene encoding 30S ribosomal protein S6--L-glutamate ligase, with protein sequence MLQNKVILGSEEWCSFPELGIPTIKARVDSGAKTSALHAINIAPFIKNDANWVKFDINPIQNNIKTVIHCEAPLVDKRIVKSSSGFREHRYVIQTNLAIGDSKWPIEMTLTNRDSMGFRMLLGREAMSGRILVDPEQKYLLGQPTPESLKELYINSEKASSGLRIGLLASNPELYSNKRIMEAGEMRGHEMHFLNIKECYMKLDAKTPEIHYRGGKILNQFDAIIPRIRPSITFYGCALTRQFEALKVYCLNSSTAITQSRDKLFSLQLLLNHGVDIPTTGFANSPLDTDNLIKMVGGSPLIVKLLEGTQGKGVVMAETKKAAESVINAFKSLNANILVQEFIKEANGKDIRCFVIDGKVVAAIQREAMPGEFRANIHLGGTASIIKVTPEEKKIAIKAAKAMDLKVAGVDIIRSAKGPLLLEVNSSPGLEGIEGATNKDIAGEMIKAIEKNFKIK encoded by the coding sequence ATGCTTCAAAATAAAGTTATACTGGGTAGTGAAGAATGGTGCTCTTTTCCAGAATTAGGAATTCCTACAATTAAAGCTCGTGTAGACTCTGGTGCCAAAACATCTGCTTTGCATGCCATCAATATAGCTCCATTTATAAAAAACGATGCCAATTGGGTAAAATTTGACATAAATCCAATACAAAACAACATAAAAACGGTAATTCATTGTGAAGCGCCATTGGTAGATAAAAGAATCGTAAAAAGTTCAAGCGGATTTAGAGAACATCGGTATGTTATTCAGACGAATCTAGCTATAGGGGATTCTAAATGGCCTATTGAGATGACATTGACCAATCGAGATTCGATGGGCTTCAGAATGCTATTAGGACGTGAAGCAATGAGCGGAAGAATATTAGTTGATCCTGAACAAAAATATCTTTTAGGACAACCAACCCCTGAAAGCCTTAAAGAATTGTATATTAATTCTGAAAAAGCCAGTTCAGGATTACGAATTGGACTTTTGGCTAGCAATCCTGAACTTTATAGCAACAAAAGAATCATGGAAGCTGGAGAAATGCGCGGACATGAAATGCACTTTTTAAACATCAAGGAATGTTATATGAAACTGGATGCCAAAACTCCAGAAATCCATTATCGTGGTGGAAAAATACTAAATCAATTTGATGCCATAATTCCTAGAATTCGGCCTAGTATCACCTTCTATGGTTGCGCTTTGACCAGGCAATTTGAAGCGTTAAAAGTATATTGTTTAAACTCCTCAACTGCTATCACACAATCTAGAGACAAATTATTTTCATTACAACTATTATTAAATCATGGAGTAGATATCCCAACCACAGGATTCGCCAATTCCCCATTAGATACCGATAATTTAATCAAAATGGTCGGAGGTTCTCCACTTATTGTAAAATTATTAGAAGGTACTCAAGGAAAAGGAGTTGTAATGGCCGAAACTAAAAAAGCAGCAGAAAGTGTAATCAATGCTTTCAAAAGTCTAAATGCAAATATTTTGGTTCAAGAATTCATCAAGGAAGCAAATGGAAAAGATATTCGTTGTTTTGTAATTGATGGCAAAGTAGTCGCTGCGATTCAAAGAGAAGCCATGCCAGGAGAATTTAGAGCTAATATTCATTTGGGAGGTACTGCGTCAATAATTAAAGTCACACCTGAAGAAAAAAAGATAGCAATTAAAGCAGCTAAAGCTATGGATTTGAAAGTAGCTGGTGTGGATATCATTCGCTCTGCAAAAGGACCTTTGTTGCTTGAAGTAAATTCTTCTCCAGGTCTAGAAGGAATTGAAGGTGCCACCAATAAAGATATTGCTGGTGAAATGATAAAAGCAATTGAGAAGAATTTTAAAATTAAGTAG
- a CDS encoding DUF421 domain-containing protein: MNPYLDVIIRSAAVYLFMVIALRIFGKKELSQLNTADVILILLISNAVQNAMVGNNTTLLGGISAATVLFTINFTLKKLMYRFKKFSDFMLEKPEILIHDGTLDFKILSKLNITSDELKEAMREHGVEYFADVKLAMLEIDGNISIITGDKMLKQTHYKRRKNHKNLIQGM, from the coding sequence ATGAATCCCTACCTTGATGTAATTATCCGAAGTGCAGCTGTATATTTATTCATGGTTATTGCCTTACGTATTTTTGGCAAAAAAGAATTATCGCAATTGAATACGGCTGATGTTATTTTGATTTTATTGATTAGCAATGCGGTACAAAATGCAATGGTTGGAAACAACACAACACTTTTGGGTGGTATTTCAGCTGCAACTGTATTATTTACAATTAATTTTACTTTAAAAAAATTAATGTATCGCTTTAAAAAATTCAGTGATTTTATGCTCGAAAAACCTGAAATTCTCATTCATGATGGCACTTTGGATTTTAAAATCTTAAGCAAACTGAACATCACATCGGATGAATTGAAAGAAGCAATGCGGGAACATGGAGTTGAATATTTTGCTGATGTAAAATTGGCTATGCTTGAGATTGATGGTAATATTAGCATCATAACTGGAGATAAAATGCTAAAACAAACCCATTACAAGCGAAGAAAAAATCATAAAAACTTAATTCAAGGAATGTAA
- a CDS encoding inorganic phosphate transporter encodes MTLLIIIIVLALIFDYINGFHDAANAIATVVATKVLSPFQAVLWAAFFNFLAYWVFGLGVANTVAKTAEASEINLVVILAGVVAAIIWNLITWWQGIPSSSSHTLIGGFAGAALAHAFAVHGFSDYTIDGNVHHWYNIVSWYKAGKDGGMPSGVLIIIAFIVLAPLLGALMSYLISIWLLNASRKSIFPKIFTVALMVLTIWFVQGQMVSFADIEKPRFVSHFWSVVFESHNIKWFLVAFIILTVSLFCLIFSSLNLHQANAWLKKMQLVSSAAFSLGHGGNDSQKVMGIIAAAVAVYIQTSGVAIESLPDWLQVTLANDDKGIKGVMPDWIPLACYTAIAVGTLSGGWKIVKTMGSKITKVTSFEGVAAETAGALTLYITEHFKVPVSTTHTITGSIIGVGLTKRISAVRWGVTVSLIWAWVLTIPISALLAALCYYFLSIFL; translated from the coding sequence ATGACTTTACTCATAATTATTATAGTACTAGCATTAATTTTTGATTATATTAATGGTTTTCATGATGCTGCTAATGCAATTGCTACAGTAGTAGCGACAAAGGTGTTATCTCCTTTTCAAGCAGTACTTTGGGCCGCTTTTTTTAACTTTTTGGCCTATTGGGTATTTGGTTTGGGAGTGGCAAATACGGTTGCAAAAACAGCCGAAGCAAGTGAGATTAACCTTGTCGTTATTCTAGCTGGTGTAGTTGCGGCTATTATTTGGAACTTAATTACCTGGTGGCAAGGAATTCCTTCAAGTTCATCCCATACTTTAATTGGTGGTTTTGCTGGTGCTGCATTGGCTCATGCCTTTGCTGTACATGGATTTTCTGATTACACTATAGATGGAAATGTTCATCATTGGTACAATATTGTAAGCTGGTATAAGGCAGGAAAAGATGGTGGAATGCCATCAGGAGTGCTTATTATTATTGCCTTCATTGTATTGGCTCCTTTATTAGGTGCATTGATGTCATATTTAATTTCAATTTGGTTGCTAAATGCTTCTCGAAAAAGTATTTTTCCAAAGATTTTTACGGTGGCCTTAATGGTTTTAACTATTTGGTTTGTTCAAGGTCAAATGGTGAGCTTTGCAGATATTGAAAAACCTCGTTTTGTTTCACATTTCTGGAGTGTTGTTTTTGAATCACATAACATAAAATGGTTTTTGGTTGCTTTTATCATACTAACAGTAAGTTTGTTTTGTTTGATATTCAGTAGTCTTAATTTGCACCAAGCTAATGCTTGGTTAAAGAAAATGCAATTGGTCTCTTCTGCTGCTTTTAGTTTGGGACATGGAGGTAATGATTCTCAAAAAGTTATGGGTATTATTGCAGCTGCAGTTGCTGTTTATATTCAAACAAGTGGAGTTGCAATAGAAAGTCTACCGGATTGGTTACAAGTAACCCTTGCTAACGACGATAAAGGTATCAAAGGTGTAATGCCAGATTGGATACCATTAGCTTGTTATACGGCAATAGCAGTAGGAACACTTAGTGGTGGTTGGAAAATTGTAAAAACAATGGGGTCAAAAATAACCAAAGTGACTTCTTTTGAAGGTGTTGCGGCAGAAACTGCCGGAGCATTAACTTTATATATCACAGAACACTTCAAAGTACCGGTAAGTACAACGCATACAATCACCGGATCTATTATTGGTGTAGGTTTGACTAAAAGAATCTCAGCTGTTCGTTGGGGTGTAACAGTTAGTTTAATTTGGGCTTGGGTTTTAACAATACCAATTTCAGCTTTATTGGCTGCTTTGTGCTACTACTTTCTTAGTATTTTCTTGTAA
- a CDS encoding DUF47 domain-containing protein: MSLNSIFQFLVPKDKKFFPLFEEASSNLIELASILHEAVNLPLKEREALFVKIDELEQKGEDITRQTNLELSRNFITPFDREDIHSLITSIDYVADYLHGAASRMRLYQVDKITKSIRKMTEINLEACQNIDVAVKELKNLENMKTITNACAKINKLENKSDMVYNKAVFEIFENETDAKNIIKYKEVLSVLESATDKCKSVASVLESITVKHS; the protein is encoded by the coding sequence ATGTCATTAAATAGTATTTTTCAATTTTTAGTCCCAAAGGACAAAAAATTCTTTCCTCTTTTTGAAGAAGCGTCTAGTAATTTAATCGAATTGGCTTCAATTTTACACGAAGCTGTGAATCTTCCTTTGAAAGAAAGAGAAGCTCTTTTTGTAAAAATAGATGAATTAGAACAAAAAGGAGAGGATATTACTCGTCAAACCAATTTGGAATTGAGTAGAAATTTTATTACTCCTTTTGATAGAGAAGATATTCACTCTTTGATTACTTCAATTGATTATGTAGCTGATTATCTTCATGGTGCTGCTTCTAGAATGCGTTTATATCAAGTGGATAAAATTACAAAGTCCATTCGTAAAATGACCGAAATCAATTTAGAAGCCTGTCAAAACATTGATGTTGCTGTTAAAGAGTTGAAAAACTTAGAAAACATGAAAACCATCACCAATGCTTGTGCTAAAATCAATAAATTGGAGAATAAATCGGATATGGTTTACAATAAAGCCGTTTTTGAGATTTTTGAAAACGAAACCGATGCCAAAAATATCATTAAATACAAAGAAGTGTTGTCAGTTTTAGAATCAGCAACTGATAAATGTAAGAGTGTTGCTAGCGTTTTGGAATCCATTACAGTAAAACATTCTTAA
- the hutH gene encoding histidine ammonia-lyase, which translates to MDNIHYISTSLLSFESLQEIISHHKSISLSEEAKTNILKCRKYLDAKMASNLDPIYGINTGFGSLCNVKISNENLSKLQENLVKSHSCGTGDEVPNDIVKLMLLLKIQSLSYGHSGIQLETAQRLIDFYNNDILPIIYTQGSLGASGDLAPLAHLSLPLLGEGEVWFEGKKVHSSVVLKHFGWEPIVLKSKEGLALLNGTQFMSAYGAHILMKANKFSYLADLIGTISLEGFDGRIEPFNELIHYIRPHNGQIATAKRVKEFLDGSEIIEQQKNHVQDPYSFRCIPQVHGASKDAFDYVKKVFKTEINSVTDNPNIFIESDQIISGGNFHGQPLALALDFMAIALAELGSISERRTYQLISGLRNLPAFLVDNPGLNSGFMIPQYTAASIASQNKQLATPSSVDSIVSSNGQEDHVSMGANGATKCLRVMDNLERILAIELMNASQAIEYRRPLHSSDFIEMFLKSYREEVPLVNEDRILHYDIEKTVSFLNSFQIEEDLLTLA; encoded by the coding sequence ATGGATAATATACATTATATAAGTACAAGCCTACTTTCTTTCGAAAGTTTACAAGAGATTATTTCGCATCATAAATCAATATCACTTTCTGAAGAAGCTAAAACAAATATTCTAAAGTGTAGAAAGTATTTAGATGCTAAAATGGCTTCCAATTTAGATCCTATTTACGGAATTAATACCGGTTTTGGGTCTCTTTGTAATGTGAAAATTTCAAATGAAAATCTTTCTAAGCTTCAAGAAAATCTTGTAAAGTCTCATTCGTGTGGAACTGGGGATGAAGTTCCAAATGATATTGTTAAACTAATGTTGTTGCTTAAAATTCAATCGTTAAGTTATGGGCATTCAGGAATTCAGTTAGAAACGGCTCAACGATTGATTGATTTCTATAATAATGACATCCTTCCTATAATATACACCCAAGGATCCTTGGGAGCTTCTGGGGATTTAGCTCCTTTGGCACATTTGTCATTGCCTTTATTAGGAGAGGGAGAAGTTTGGTTCGAAGGTAAAAAAGTGCATTCGAGTGTTGTGTTAAAGCATTTTGGATGGGAGCCAATCGTTTTAAAATCTAAAGAAGGTTTGGCATTACTTAATGGAACTCAATTTATGAGTGCTTATGGTGCGCATATTTTGATGAAAGCCAATAAGTTTTCTTATTTAGCCGATTTAATCGGAACAATTTCCTTAGAAGGTTTTGATGGTAGAATTGAGCCTTTCAATGAGCTAATACATTATATAAGACCACATAATGGTCAAATCGCAACAGCCAAAAGGGTGAAAGAATTTTTGGATGGAAGTGAAATAATAGAACAACAAAAAAATCATGTTCAAGATCCCTATTCTTTCCGATGTATTCCACAAGTGCATGGCGCTTCAAAAGACGCTTTTGATTATGTGAAAAAAGTGTTCAAAACTGAAATTAATTCGGTAACCGATAATCCTAATATTTTTATCGAAAGCGACCAGATTATTTCAGGAGGCAATTTCCATGGACAACCGCTGGCTTTAGCATTGGATTTTATGGCTATCGCCTTGGCTGAACTAGGTAGTATTTCGGAACGTAGAACGTATCAATTGATTTCAGGATTGCGAAATCTTCCTGCATTTTTAGTTGATAATCCTGGTTTGAATTCTGGATTTATGATTCCGCAATATACTGCTGCAAGTATCGCAAGTCAAAATAAACAGTTGGCGACTCCATCAAGTGTAGATAGTATTGTTTCTAGTAATGGACAGGAAGATCATGTGAGCATGGGGGCAAATGGTGCTACAAAATGTTTGCGAGTAATGGATAATTTGGAACGCATTTTGGCTATAGAATTAATGAATGCTTCACAGGCAATTGAATATCGTAGACCTTTGCATTCTAGTGACTTTATCGAAATGTTTTTAAAATCCTACAGGGAAGAAGTTCCTTTGGTAAATGAGGATAGAATATTGCATTACGATATTGAGAAAACTGTTTCGTTTTTAAATAGTTTTCAAATAGAAGAAGATTTGTTAACATTAGCTTAA